The following are encoded in a window of Posidoniimonas polymericola genomic DNA:
- a CDS encoding 2-isopropylmalate synthase has translation MRNITIFDTTLRDGEQSPGASMNLAEKLEVAQALVDLKVDVIEAGFPIASPGDFEAVRAIAGAVKGVQVCGLARCNPKDIDRAWEALQGAENPRIHVFLATSAIHREFKLKMDKAEIIRRAVEGVERAKGYCPNIEFSPEDAARTEVDFLCEVVEAAIAAGATTVNIPDTVGYATPTHMGGVIRTLRERVPNIDQAVISVHCHNDLGMAVANSLAAVENGAGQVECTINGIGERAGNCSLEEIVMALRTRGDYYKADTRIHTPRLVPTSRLVSSITGLEVQRNKAIVGRNAFAHEAGIHQDGMLKERSTYEIMRPEDVGVSKTDLVLGKHSGRAALADRATALGYAIEGKELDDVFEAFKKLADKKKEIYDADIAALIDKRTSAGDDQWVLASYEVKMTKDQVPSATVTLKRGEETFADTFFGGDGPLDALFRVVEKITDLSVTVRDYAVHSVSQGKDAQGESTIEVEHEGKIYRGRGVSTDTVEASTLAFINAMNRVAAGGGQDLSEYRPGAV, from the coding sequence ATGCGAAACATCACGATCTTCGACACCACCCTCCGCGATGGCGAACAGTCCCCCGGCGCCAGCATGAACCTGGCCGAGAAGCTGGAGGTCGCGCAGGCGCTGGTGGACCTGAAGGTGGACGTCATCGAGGCGGGCTTCCCGATCGCCTCGCCGGGCGACTTCGAGGCGGTCCGCGCTATCGCGGGCGCGGTCAAGGGGGTTCAGGTGTGCGGCCTGGCCCGCTGCAACCCGAAGGACATCGACCGCGCCTGGGAGGCGCTCCAGGGCGCCGAGAACCCTCGGATCCACGTCTTCCTGGCGACCAGCGCTATCCACCGTGAGTTCAAGCTCAAGATGGACAAGGCAGAGATCATCCGCCGCGCGGTCGAGGGGGTCGAGCGGGCGAAGGGCTACTGCCCCAACATCGAGTTCTCTCCCGAAGACGCCGCGCGGACCGAGGTCGACTTCCTGTGCGAGGTGGTCGAGGCCGCCATCGCCGCCGGAGCCACCACGGTCAACATCCCCGACACGGTCGGCTACGCGACGCCGACGCACATGGGGGGCGTGATCCGCACGCTGCGCGAGCGCGTGCCGAACATCGACCAGGCCGTGATCAGCGTCCACTGCCACAACGACCTCGGCATGGCGGTCGCCAACAGCCTGGCGGCGGTCGAGAACGGCGCCGGTCAGGTCGAGTGTACGATCAACGGCATCGGCGAGCGGGCGGGCAACTGCTCGCTCGAGGAAATCGTCATGGCGCTGCGGACCCGCGGCGACTACTACAAGGCCGACACCCGCATCCACACGCCCCGCCTGGTGCCAACCAGCCGGCTGGTGTCGAGTATCACCGGCCTTGAGGTGCAGCGGAACAAGGCGATCGTTGGCCGTAACGCGTTCGCCCACGAGGCGGGCATCCACCAGGACGGCATGCTCAAGGAGCGGAGCACGTACGAGATCATGCGGCCGGAGGACGTCGGGGTCAGCAAGACCGACCTGGTGCTCGGCAAGCACAGCGGCCGCGCCGCGCTGGCCGACCGCGCGACGGCGCTCGGCTACGCGATCGAGGGCAAGGAGCTGGACGACGTGTTCGAGGCCTTCAAGAAGTTGGCCGACAAGAAGAAGGAGATCTACGACGCCGACATCGCCGCGTTGATCGACAAGCGGACCTCCGCCGGCGATGACCAGTGGGTGCTCGCGTCGTACGAGGTGAAGATGACGAAGGATCAGGTCCCTTCGGCCACCGTTACGCTGAAGCGGGGCGAGGAGACCTTCGCCGACACCTTCTTCGGCGGCGACGGGCCGCTCGACGCCCTGTTCCGGGTGGTTGAGAAGATCACCGACCTGTCGGTCACCGTGCGTGACTACGCCGTGCACAGCGTCAGCCAGGGCAAGGACGCGCAGGGCGAGTCGACCATCGAGGTCGAGCACGAGGGGAAGATCTACCGCGGCCGCGGCGTCTCGACCGACACGGTCGAGGCCAGCACGCTCGCGTTCATCAACGCCATGAACCGCGTAGCCGCCGGCGGCGGGCAGGACCTGTCGGAGTACCGCCCCGGGGCGGTTTGA